The following nucleotide sequence is from Geothermobacter hydrogeniphilus.
GATCGGCGGCATCCAGCCAACACCAGCTTCCGGGACTCCGCCCCATGCGCACGGCATCAACCAGCCAGACCCGTTCATACCCCCGCCAGAGATCGAGCAGTCCGAGGCCGACCGTACCGGCCTCGACCACGGCCACCCCGGGCGAAAGACGCTCCCCGGCAAGACGTTCGGCAACCGCCACGCCGATACCGTCGTCCCCCATCAGCGGGTTGCCGACACCGAGAATGAGCAGCTCAGGTGAAGTCAACGGTCAACAGGTGGGTTGAGCAACTGACACACGGGTCATAGGCACGGATCAGTTTTTCGCACTGACGAGTCAGTTCCTCGCGCCCGGAAGACAGCAGTTGCGGCACCCGGGCACGGAGGTCGGCTTCAATATTGGCCAGGTTCTGGGCCGTCGGAATCACGCAGTCGGCCTGCTCGATACGTCCATCGGCGGCATAGCGATAAGCGTGGAAAAGCAGGCCGCGGGGAGCCTCGATAGCCGCCGCGCCCCAGCCCGGACCCTGCGGTGTCGGCAGCTCTTCCGGCGCCAGGCCGGCAAGCAGCAGATCGTCGATCAGGTGAATGGCCCGCTCGACGCCATGGACCACCTCCACCAGGCGCGCCGCCAGAATCCGGTAGGGATTGCAGGTGGCCGGTCCGACCTCCAGGGCCGCAGCGACCTGGGTCGCCATCGGCGAGAGATGGTCGAAATTGTTCCGCAACCGCGCCAGCGCACCGACCATGAAACTCTCTCCCGACAGGCGGGCAAACTTGGCGTTCGAATGCGGCACCAGGTATTCCTCGATCACCTGCTGGTAATCCGCCACCGCACAGTCAACCCCGGCACTGGAAACCAGTTGCCGGCCGAAAATGGGATAATCCCCGTCCCCGCGCAGGGAAAAGTATTCCGTTTCCCGCTCAAAGTCGGGGTAATCGAGGGCGGCGAAAATATCAACGCTCGCTTCCAGGTCGGGCAATGCCGCGACCAGGTCGCGACGCAGTTCCTGCAATTCGGCCGCCTCCGGCAACCGCAGAAATCCGCCGACCGTCGGCGTCACCGGGTGCACCGGGCGGCCGCCGACAATCCGGCAGATATCATTGGCCAGTTTTTTCAGCTGCAGGGCATGGCCGACCAGGGCGCGTTCACTGCGCACCAGCGGCAGAATGCTCGAGACCCCATAGTAATCGGGGATCGCCAGGAAAAAGAGCTGCAGCAGATGACTCTGCAGAATCTCCCCATGGGCCAGCAGCAGGCGCAGGATACGGGTCTGTTCGCTGACCTCGATGCCGAGCGCCTGCTCGGTGGCACAAAGCGAAACCAGGGTATGAGAATTGGAACAGATTCCGCAGATGCGCGCGGCAATGGGGGCCACTTCGGTGAAATGTCTGCCTTTCAGCATCGCCTCGAAAAAGCGGGGCGACTCGACGATTTCAAGCCGCAGCTCGCGCAATGTGCCGCGCGCGCTGTCGATCACCAGGTTGGCATGCCCCTCGATACGGGCCAGGTGCTGGACGGCAATTTTCATCCCCGCTTCTCCCCGCTCAGGTTGAAAATGCGCAACTCATTGAGGATATCCTCCTCACTCAGGCCATGTTCTTCGAGAATCCGGTAATAGGGGCCGGAGCGGGGCGCGTCGACCTGGCCACGACAGCCGCGGCAGCGGTCCCCCTCGGCGATGCAATGAGCGTCGCAGCCGGCACGGGTCAACGGCCCGAGACAGACCACCCCGCGTTCGAAGGTACAGGGCAGCTCCAGCAGCTTGCATTCGGCGCAGACAGCATAGGTCGGCAGCTCAGGCATCCGATCGATCAACAGGGACTGAAGGATGGCAAGAAATTCCCGGCCGTCGATCGGACAGCCGGGAACCCGGCCGTCGACCTTGACGAAAGCCTCCAGCGGCCGGGGATGCCGGTATCGCAGATCGCCGACCGCCGTCCCGTAGACTTCCCCCACCAGCTGCTCCGGTGTCCTGTCCGTGCAAAGAGCGTTGATGCCGGTGGTGTCGGCACAGGCACCCAGGGCGAACAGCTGCCGGCTGCGGGCGCGAATCGCCTTGAGGCGGCGGATCTCCGCGGAACTGCAGATACTTCCTTCGACAAAGGCGATGTCGAGCGCCTCGCCCTGGTCCGAACTGATCTCACGAAATTCGACGATCTCCATCAACTCGACCAGGTCGAGAAGCTCCCGCTCAAGGTTGAGGACCGTCAACTGGCAACCTTCGCAACCGGTGAAATCAAAAAAACCGACTTTCGGCTTCATCGCTCAATCGCCTCGCGCAGATGCTGCACCTGGCTGTAGGGGAAGATCGGCCCGCACTGGCAGACCGTGATATCGTTGATCTGGCAACGCCCGCACTTGCCGAGTCCGCACTTCATGTGCCGCTCCAGGTTCAGGTAGATGGTCTCGGTGGTGAAGCCGAGACCGAACAGCAGCGGATTGACGTTGCGATACATCACCGCCGGTCCGGAGACCGCCGCCACCGCCCGCGCCGGTACGATATCAAGATCCCGGAACAGATGGGTGATATCCCCGCCGGTCACTCCCCACTGGGAACCGAAATGCTGCACCGCGAAACGGCAGTCGAGCTGATCGCCGAGATGCCAGCGCTTCAGGTCATCCCGAAACAGTGCCTGATCGATGCTGTGAGAGCCGTAAAGCAGCATCACCCGGCCGAACTCTTCGCGGCGGGCAAGGATGGTCAGCAGCAGCGAACGCAGGGTCACCAGGCCGATGCCGCCGGCCACCAGCAGCACATCCCGGCCGACGAACTCCTCGACCGGAAAACCGTTACCGAAGGGACCGCGCACGCCGATGGCGTCACCGGCCTTGAGCCGATGCAGCGCCTTCGTCAGGCTCCCCTTGGAACGGACCACCAGCTCGATTTCGTGGCCGTCGGCATCGGGCGCTGAAGCGATGGTCAACGGCGCTTCACCGACGCCGAACACCGAAACCTGCATGAAGGCGCCGGGACGGAAAGAGACCGGTTCGGGAAGCCGCAGCCGGAACAGCTTCTCCCGCCCGGTCAAAGAATCAACCGACAGCAGCTCGGCCATCTGCGGCTGGTATTCAAGACCGGGAGAGGGACTCTGCACGGCCGCGACCTGTTCGGCGAAGAGGCTGTTGAGAACTTCGGTGTTGTCGATTCCGGCCAGGCATTCTCGGGCACAGCGGCCGCAGCCGACGCAGGCGGTGCGCTGGTGCTTCTCCCACAGGTACTTGTATTTGCGAAAGAAGCGATGACGCTGGCGGTCGGTCTGATCGGGACGGAAATCACTGCCGCCGGAGACCTTGGTGAACTGATCGAACTGGCAGGAATCCCAGGTTCGCACCCGCTCACCGCCCTGCAGATTGATATCCAGTCGATCCTGGACGTTGAAGCAGTAGCAGGTCGGACAGAGCAGGTTGCAGGAACCACAGCCGAGACAGCGCTCGCCGATCTCCTGCCAGATGGCGTGGTCATAGACTTCACCCAGCACCGGAGCAAGCGATTCCATCGGAAAACGGAGGCTGCGCTGACAGCTTTTGCCGGCCGGAGGCAGTTGCGGGTTGTCGACCTCGCGGATTTCCGGCAGATACCGACGCAACAGACGCAGGCCACGGGCCGAACCGACCCGGGCCAGGTACCCATCATTGCTGCGATGGAGAAAAAGATCGAATCCACTGTCGATCTTGTCAGTCCCGAGGCTGGTGCAGAAACAGAACTCGTCAGGCTCACAGTCGACACCGATCAGTACCGTCGCCTGGCGCTTGGCCTGGTAGGTACTGTCGGCCTCCCCTTCAAACAGGCAGTCGTCGAGAACCTGCACCGCGTGCAGGTCGCAGGGATGCATACCGAAGATCACCCGCGGCACAGCAGCCTTTTCAGCTTCCAGCATCACCTTGCCGCCGAGCCGGAAACGAAACAATTTTTCCCAGTTGGGAAAGAGAAATTTTTTCGGCGAATGGACCCGCGGCGGGAATTCAAGCTTCAGTTCGGCCGGATCGCTGATGCGGTCGAGCGTGTAGCGGCCGTCCTTCATCCGGGCACCAACCACCTCGTAGGCGACACTCAGGGAACGCACCAACTGATCGATATCACCGCGGGAGAGAAGATACCAGGCAGAGGGTCCAGCCTGTTGTTCAGGCTGACCGGGCCGGGGCGGGATCTGGAGAGCTTCGTTTTTGTCCAAGAGGAACCATTTCTTTCGCAAACAGGAGGCTTCAGTCTACGCAAGAGGGCTTTGCCGGGTCAAGCGGGAGGGATGAAAAGAAACCGCTCACCAATTCACCACATACGGCACAAAGCGGCTCAAATGTCGTCAGAGGCAAGACACACGAAGACTGAACACAGGCGTAGCGGCAGCTACTTCGAGAATTGAAGGCTGAACGCAACGCCGCAGGAGGGTGCGTTTCAGCCGCCCCCCCCACCACCACCGTTGAAGGCGGTCGAGATTCGTGCAGATGCAAGGCGTCTCGTAACTGAAGGAGTGAGGTGTAGCGGCAGCTACTCCGCAGCGACTGAAGGCGCGAGCAACGCAGCAGATGTGCGGATATCGGCCGCCCTCGCAGAAAAACCGCAGGGTCGCGGCCCCGCTCGCCGCCTTCGCCTTACTCTTGCCTGCTCGCAAGAGTAAGCAGAAAGAGCTTTCGCCTGCGGCGGGCATGGACACTGCCCCTTGCCAACCCTGCAGATAACGAAACCCACGGTGCTCCCGTAGCCACGCCCGGCAGTGGTGGTACGTGAAGCTGTCTA
It contains:
- a CDS encoding hydrogenase maturation protease, coding for MTSPELLILGVGNPLMGDDGIGVAVAERLAGERLSPGVAVVEAGTVGLGLLDLWRGYERVWLVDAVRMGRSPGSWCWLDAADLLRLKPGGFDAHAGLAGALQLAMALGALPPGFGLLAVEPGSVERRMGLSMAGCRGVAAALAELRRRLECGE
- a CDS encoding Ni/Fe hydrogenase subunit alpha; its protein translation is MKIAVQHLARIEGHANLVIDSARGTLRELRLEIVESPRFFEAMLKGRHFTEVAPIAARICGICSNSHTLVSLCATEQALGIEVSEQTRILRLLLAHGEILQSHLLQLFFLAIPDYYGVSSILPLVRSERALVGHALQLKKLANDICRIVGGRPVHPVTPTVGGFLRLPEAAELQELRRDLVAALPDLEASVDIFAALDYPDFERETEYFSLRGDGDYPIFGRQLVSSAGVDCAVADYQQVIEEYLVPHSNAKFARLSGESFMVGALARLRNNFDHLSPMATQVAAALEVGPATCNPYRILAARLVEVVHGVERAIHLIDDLLLAGLAPEELPTPQGPGWGAAAIEAPRGLLFHAYRYAADGRIEQADCVIPTAQNLANIEADLRARVPQLLSSGREELTRQCEKLIRAYDPCVSCSTHLLTVDFT
- a CDS encoding 4Fe-4S dicluster domain-containing protein, which translates into the protein MDKNEALQIPPRPGQPEQQAGPSAWYLLSRGDIDQLVRSLSVAYEVVGARMKDGRYTLDRISDPAELKLEFPPRVHSPKKFLFPNWEKLFRFRLGGKVMLEAEKAAVPRVIFGMHPCDLHAVQVLDDCLFEGEADSTYQAKRQATVLIGVDCEPDEFCFCTSLGTDKIDSGFDLFLHRSNDGYLARVGSARGLRLLRRYLPEIREVDNPQLPPAGKSCQRSLRFPMESLAPVLGEVYDHAIWQEIGERCLGCGSCNLLCPTCYCFNVQDRLDINLQGGERVRTWDSCQFDQFTKVSGGSDFRPDQTDRQRHRFFRKYKYLWEKHQRTACVGCGRCARECLAGIDNTEVLNSLFAEQVAAVQSPSPGLEYQPQMAELLSVDSLTGREKLFRLRLPEPVSFRPGAFMQVSVFGVGEAPLTIASAPDADGHEIELVVRSKGSLTKALHRLKAGDAIGVRGPFGNGFPVEEFVGRDVLLVAGGIGLVTLRSLLLTILARREEFGRVMLLYGSHSIDQALFRDDLKRWHLGDQLDCRFAVQHFGSQWGVTGGDITHLFRDLDIVPARAVAAVSGPAVMYRNVNPLLFGLGFTTETIYLNLERHMKCGLGKCGRCQINDITVCQCGPIFPYSQVQHLREAIER